The following proteins are encoded in a genomic region of Vulpes vulpes isolate BD-2025 chromosome X, VulVul3, whole genome shotgun sequence:
- the LOC112934636 gene encoding coiled-coil domain-containing protein 169-like, translated as MGDRTGDNFEDMSIDCLKLELLEEIHMRDLVQLSILEIRHKIVELEAKPNTDNEGSEWKTRYEAQLELNNHLEKQIATLKEKMEKIRGNPSDRLSSIRVYERMPVESLNALLAQLEKEKRSLENQVKNCALRLEQESKAYNQTNDERRTYLAEMSQLSRSHQVSKRQQQMDQLQKIKENHVKTGRYNSANQKIVNAKKVPAKKITKPNHLPKLNP; from the coding sequence ATGGGAGACAGAACAGGGGACAACTTTGAAGATATGAGCATTGACTGCCTTAAACTGGAGTTATTGGAAGAAATCCATATGAGAGATTTAGTACAGCTTTCAATACTTGAAATAAGACACAAGATAGTGGAACTGGAAGCCAAACCCAATACTGACAATGAAGGTAGTGAATGGAAAACTCGTTATGAGGCACAACTTGAACTAAATAATCATCTAGAAAAGCAAATTGCTACTctcaaagagaaaatggaaaaaatccgTGGAAATCCTTCAGATAGACTATCTTCTATTCGTGTCTATGAGCGAATGCCAGTGGAATCCTTAAATGCATTACTTGCacagctggagaaagagaaaaggagtctTGAAAATCAAGTGAAAAACTGTGCACTTAGACTGGAACAAGAGTCAAAGGCTTACAACCAAACCAATGATGAACGCCGTACATATCTAGCTGAAATGTCTCAGCTCTCTCGCTCACACCAAGTTTCTAAAAGGCAACAACAGATGGATcaacttcagaaaataaaagagaatcatGTGAAAACAGGAAGATATAATTCAGCTAATCAGAAGATAGTAAATGCCAAGAAGGTACCAGCAAAAAAGATTACAAAACCAAACCATCTTCCAAAACTCAATCCGTGA